The window GCTTCTAATTCATTTCTTAAAGAAGCGATTTCTTCTTCCTTATTTGTTTGCTTTTCTTCAAGTCTATAAATAGCATTTTCTAAATTAACTGCTTTATTATTAAGCTCAAAATACTTTTTATCACTTTCAATTTGCTTAATTTGAGAACAATGTTTCATAAGGAGCGGTGGTATGATAATAGCACCAGCTACTCCCATACCTAATATTGAAGCTAAAATTAGCTTCTTTCTATTTTTCTTTTTATTCTTTTCCATTTTTATATCTCCTGTGGTAAGTTTAAGTTTAGAAAGTCATTTCGTTATAACTTTCTTTATCAAGCTCTTTCTTTAATTTTGTTTCGAGCTTTGAATGAAAATTAATTAAAAATTTGTAAAGAACAAATGTTTCTGCTTTTGTGAGCATATCATTAATATTTATTTTGTTTTTATTATTTCACCCAAAGGTATTGAAATAATCATTTTCATTTTCAATGAAATATTCAAACTTTTTAGAAAGTTCATTTCTTAAATCGTCTTCATATCTATTAACATTATTTTCTGCTATTTCTTTGAGATTTTGATTTGCTAGAAACATAATTTCTTCAAAGGTATAAACTTGTTTATCTTTCAAGTTTTCTATTGCTCTATCAAGATATTCATTTGCTGTGTTTGTAAATGAAAGACTTTCAAAGTCAGCAATTTCTTTATTGTTATTAAGAATTTGATTAGTCAGCTTATTTATGGTATTTGTTTCTTTGAATTTATCAATTAATTCTTTGAATTCTTTTTTATTTAAAATCATTTTCCCTGCTTTACATTTCAATACCTAAATCTTTTTCTTCTTCGACACTTAATTCTTTTTCAAGTTCCTTTGTGAATTCTTTTTTAAATTCATTGTGAAACTCATATAAGAAATCTTCAATAATATATCGCTCTGCTGCTCTTAAAACATTATGAGTTGATGTTTTTTCTGGTTCAAACGTTTCAAAATATTCTATGTGATTATCGATTAAATATTTTATTTTTTCAAATGATTGAAATTCTAAATCTTCGTCATAAATATTAGCGTTATCATAAGCGATATATGGTATTTGTTTTTCCATTTGTTCTAATAAATCATTTAAAGAATTTGCTTTATCATATTCAACTTTTTCACTAAATCTTTCAAAATAATCTTCAACAACTAAATCAATTTCGTAATCTCTACACCCTGTAAAGTCTAGATTATTTAAATTTAATCAATCAAATTTATTATTTTTGGTTGAAATTTTTTTTGCTAATTGATAAATTTTATATTCATTGCTTCATTTTTTAATTAAATCTCACGCTTTAAAATCTCATTCTTTATCAAAATTCATATATTCTCCTGTGGTAAGTTTAGATTACAATGTCATTTCATTATCTTCTTCTAATTCAAGTTCATTTTCTAAAATATTTTCAAATGTGTTGTTAGAGTGATATAAAAAATAATTAATCAAGGTTTTTTCAGCAGCTTTTAAAACATCATAAATACTTGTTTTTTCTTTAATGTATTCAAAATATCAAGGGTCTTTATCAATTAAAAATTTGATTTTTTCTGTTGTTTTTTCTGCTAATTGATTTTCTTTTGTGTTTATGTGTGTTTCCGCTATGCTTGGTAGCTTTTCACATTCAATATAGTCAATACACTCACCTAACGAATTGAAATTTTCTTTTTGAATAGTTTTTTCAAAAGCATCGATGTAATCATATAAAGGACAATCATAAAAAACATCATTTATATAAGGTCAATCTTCATACAACATCACCTTTTCATATATGTGCTGAGCTAAACTATCTTTGTCTTGATTTTTAAATCAATTTAAGATTTTTTCTTTATCAAAATTCATATATTCTCCTATGGTAAGTTTAGGTTATAAAGTCATTTCTTTATTGTTTTCTAATTCATACTCTTTTTCAAATTGATTTTGTGTGATATTTTCGAATAAATGTTTCAGCATTTCTTCTTTATAGCTATATAAACACTCTTTAAGAATTTCGAATTCAGCAATTTTTAATAAACCAATTGTTTTTTGCTCTTGGAATTGTTTATCATTATTAACCGTTTCAAGCGCATCGTCAAAATAACCATTTTCTTCTAAATATTCAAGTTTGAAAAACGCATTATTTCCTAACTCAAAATCATAAATATTGATATTTCACTGTGCAACTTCGTGAATAATATCATTTGTTAAGAACTCGTCTAAATCTTTTAAATTACTTATTTGCTTAAAAGATGCATTTTCAATTTGACTGTGAAAATCTTGAATTGCTTCTAATAAATTAACTGAGTTTCTTAATGTTTCGCTGGTTCTTAAATCTGTTTCATAAACATTAATGTCCTTTACATCAAAATCAAAAGTTTCTATCAATTTTAAAATGTTTTCTTTATTCATTATATTTTCTCCTGTGGTAAGTTTAGGTTATAAAGTCATTTCTTTATCGTTTTCTAATTCAAGTTCTTTTTCAAATTCACTTTTACATTCATTACTGAACTCTCTTAAAAAATCAGTAAGAATATAATTATCTGCTATACCAAGTATGTCCCTTGAATTTGTAATGTTATTATCTTTTGTAATCACATATTTATAATTTTCTAACATATAGTCAATTTTACGAACCAAATCGTTATATCAGTTTCAACTACAATCATAAAGATTAGCGTTGTTATTCGCTATGGTTGTAAGTTCATTATCTATTTTTTCAAAAATTTCATTTATTGAACTTGTTCCCCTGTCTTTTATTAATGTTTCTAAATTCTCAAAATACTCATACATTGCTTCCTGAAAAGCAACACTATCTAAATCAGGTATATAAGAATTGTAAAAAGTCCTTGATTTTAAAGTTTCTGGTTTATCTTCTTCGTATCATTTTCCAAGTAAATTTAATGCTTGTTGTTTATTAAAATTCATATATTCCCCTGTGGTAAGTTTAAGTTTTTTTAAATAGTTAGTTTAATTTGCTATCATTTTCAAATTTCATAATTATTTCTTGAATAAGACTTTTAGGTATATTACTTCTATCTTTTCTTGAAAATCTATTGAGATTTTTTCCGTTCTTTTCAGGTTTATCTCATTTCAAATTTAAATTAATGTTTGATAAAAAGATAGTTGGTTTATTTGTAAATTCTTCGTCATAATGACTATACATTGTACGATTAAGAATATGTTTTGGACTAAAATTGAAAATCTCTAATATTTTTCAAATATTACTTTGGTAAGGGTTTTCAATAGCAAAATATTTTGGTTTATAATGCTTAATAATTTCAATCGTTGAAAGTGCTGTGCTAAAACCATTTAAAAATAACTTTGCTTTTGAAACGGGGTTTCTAATTTTGGTTTTTGGTGCTGCTATGTTGTGTTTATCATAAAATTCAAAAGTCTTTAACTGAATATTTGCTTTATCACCACTAACATCAATTTTTTCAACAAACATTGTGTTTGTATCTGCTTTACTCCAACTATTACAAGGTGGTGAAGCTAAAATGATGTCTGGTTTTGGTAATTTATCAAGTTCATTAAATAAATCGTCATTTAAAATAGATAAATTAAGTTGGTGATAATTCTCTTCATTTTTTTTGTTTATTCCAATGCTATGAATTTCATATTTATCTTTTAAACTGTGATAATAACATCTGTTCGCATCGTCAAAAAGACCCCATATAACTAGCTTTTTCATTGTTTTTAATTATTTGGTTAATTTTACAATTTGCTTTGATAGTTCTTTTGACGCACTTTTTGAATTTTGAGAGATTTGTTCAATTTTTTGAAAGTAGTCTTTAATTATATTTTCCAAACTATCTTTTGTGTCTTTCGAAATAAGTGTGGAGTTTTTAATTAAATTCAGTTGTTGCTGTTTGAGTTTAATTAAATTATTTAAAAAATAAATCTCATTCGAAAGAACCATAAAGTCTTGTTGTAATTGATTAAGTTTTAATAATTTATCTTCCATAAAATGCTCCTTTGCTTGTTTGTGGTAAGTTTAAGTTTTTTTGATTGCTATTATTTTTCAAATGAAAAATCTTTTTCTATTTCATTAGAAATATCTGTGCTATTAGGTTTTAACCCGCGATTAACATCTTCTTCTAAAACAAAAGTTCTTTTAAAATCTTGTGGTTCTATGTTTGGAAAATTAATCACGTAATCTTCTTCTGTAAATTCTTTTACTTTTGTTTCTTCGTTTTGTTTTTGTGGTTTAGTAGTTGTATTTGATAAGAAATCTTCTCTTTTTGCTTGAATTTGAGATTGTTTAGCTGCTTGATAATAAGCATAATTATCAATTACAGGAACATATTCTTTTTTATTTGTATTTTCATTAACCATTCAAGCAGAAACTTTCTTAATAACATTAATTACTGTTCCGCTTGAACTTGGTTCTTGTTCAAAAGAAACTGCACAAAAATTATGAATTAATGATTGAATTGTTGCGTCCATTGATTGACCAGTGACTTTTTGGTAATCTTTTGGTTGGAAATATCAAAAAGGGTAGTATTTAACTTGTTCTCCCTTTTGAATTTTAAGAGTTAAGATGTAGTAAATTTGGTTAGGGTCTTTTTGAGATGTATATTTCTCAACATTAGATGTAAATGTTCCATACATTTCATTTTGGAATTGTTTGTTTTGATTTTTTCTTTCGTAAGTCATAAATTACTCCTTTAATTATTTAATATTCTTGATATCTTCTATAAGACTTATTCTTACGTTCTTGATATCTCTACTTTTCTGTTGTTTTTGACGTTCTTTAAATTCTTCTAACGGTTTTTCTTTGTTTTCTTGTATTAATGAATTAATAAATTGTTTTTCATTAAATTTAATTAGTGAAAGAAATATAAAATTAATTCTTGTTATTACTTTCACTTTTAAGTTAATGTCTAAATTATTAAAATTAGTCATTGCTTTTGTGATCTTGATGTCATTTTGTTTATTCATTGAATGATAAAGGTAAGAATTAAGGTATTTATTGATTACTCACCAGCTCAAAAATAAAGTTAGCTTTTTAACATTATCAATTTCGATTTCAAGTTCGCTAAATAAGTTTCTTACTCATTCAT is drawn from Mycoplasmopsis glycophila and contains these coding sequences:
- a CDS encoding class I SAM-dependent methyltransferase; this translates as MKKLVIWGLFDDANRCYYHSLKDKYEIHSIGINKKNEENYHQLNLSILNDDLFNELDKLPKPDIILASPPCNSWSKADTNTMFVEKIDVSGDKANIQLKTFEFYDKHNIAAPKTKIRNPVSKAKLFLNGFSTALSTIEIIKHYKPKYFAIENPYQSNIWKILEIFNFSPKHILNRTMYSHYDEEFTNKPTIFLSNINLNLKWDKPEKNGKNLNRFSRKDRSNIPKSLIQEIIMKFENDSKLN